The following coding sequences lie in one Musa acuminata AAA Group cultivar baxijiao chromosome BXJ1-8, Cavendish_Baxijiao_AAA, whole genome shotgun sequence genomic window:
- the LOC103994336 gene encoding uncharacterized protein LOC103994336 isoform X2, whose protein sequence is MASREMALLGIHLLLCWAAVSGAEYAKFKDPNQPVKWRIRDLMQRMTLAEKIGQMTQIERKVATPQIMKDFFIGSVLSGGGSVPAPRASAEAWVDMINEFQRGSLSTRLGIPMIYGIDAVHGNNNVYNATMFPHNIGLGATRDPELVKRIGAATALEVRATGIPYAFAPCIAVCRDPRWGRCFESYSEDHRIVQAMTDIILGLQGDVPENHAKGFPYVSGERKVVASAKHFVGDGGTQKGINENDTIIDPNGLFGIHMPAYLDAIAKGVSTVMISYSSWNGVKMHTNRDLITGVLKNKLGFKGLVISDWEGLDRITSPPGANYTYSVEAGINAGIDMVMVPKRYKEFIGNLTFLVKNKFISMSRIDDAVRRILRVKFALGLFDKPLADHSLADQLGKKEHRELAREAVRKSLVLLKNGNSDDGPLLPLPKKAPRILVAGSHAHNIGYQCGGWTIEWYGGSGRITAVLCRHHDTGGHPIHGGPGNRGGVLREPRRGLAQRPRLLLRRRGGRRAPLR, encoded by the exons ATGGCGAGCCGAGAAATGGCGCTCCTGGGAATTCACCTCCTGCTATGCTGGGCCGCGGTCTCGGGAGCAGAGTACGCCAAGTTCAAGGATCCGAACCAGCCGGTGAAATGGCGCATACGAGATCTGATGCAGCGGATGACGCTCGCTGAAAAGATCGGTCAGATGACGCAGATCGAAAGGAAGGTGGCGACGCCGCAGATCATGAAGGACTTCTTCATCG GTAGCGTGCTCAGTGGTGGCGGAAGCGTTCCTGCTCCTCGGGCCTCTGCCGAGGCCTGGGTGGACATGATCAACGAGTTCCAGAGAGGATCGCTGTCGACGCGGTTGGGGATTCCGATGATCTATGGGATCGACGCTGTTCATGGCAACAACAACGTCTACAATGCGACCATGTTCCCCCACAACATCGGTCTGGGAGCTACGAG GGATCCCGAGCTCGTGAAGAGGATTGGAGCCGCGACCGCCCTCGAAGTCAGGGCGACGGGCATTCCCTACGCGTTTGCGCCATGTATTGCG GTTTGCAGAGATCCGAGGTGGGGACGGTGCTTCGAGAGCTACAGCGAAGACCACAGGATCGTGCAGGCGATGACGGACATCATCCTCGGCCTTCAGGGAGACGTGCCCGAGAACCACGCCAAGGGCTTCCCTTATGTCTCTGGAGA AAGGAAGGTGGTGGCCTCTGCTAAGCACTTCGTCGGAGACGGCGGGACACAGAAGGGGATCAACGAGAACGACACGATCATCGACCCCAACGGGTTGTTCGGCATCCACATGCCTGCCTACCTCGACGCCATTGCCAAGGGCGTGTCCACCGTCATGATCTCTTACTCCAGCTGGAACGGAGTCAAAATGCACACGAACCGCGACCTGATCACGGGCGTCCTCAAGAACAAGCTGGGCTTCAAG GGATTAGTGATCTCGGACTGGGAGGGCCTCGACAGGATCACAAGCCCGCCCGGCGCAAACTACACTTACTCCGTCGAAGCTGGAATAAACGCCGGTATCGATATG GTGATGGTACCGAAGAGGTACAAGGAGTTCATCGGCAACCTGACGTTTCTGGTCAAGAACAAGTTCATCTCCATGAGCAGAATCGATGACGCCGTGAGGAGGATCTTGAGGGTGAAATTTGCTCTTGGCTTGTTCGACAAACCGCTGGCCGATCATAGCTTAGCTGATCAGCTCGGGAAAAAG GAACACCGGGAATTGGCAAGGGAGGCCGTAAGGAAATCGCTGGTGCTGTTAAAGAATGGGAACTCTGACGACGgcccgctgctgccgctgcctaaGAAAGCCCCCAGGATACTTGTGGCAGGAAGCCATGCCCATAACATAGGATATCAATGCGGCGGATGGACCATCGAATGGTACGGCGGCAGCGGAAGGATCACAGCCG TGCTCTGCAGGCACCACGATACTGGAGGCCATCCGATCCACGGTGGACCCGGCAACCGAGGTGGCGTTCTCCGAGAACCCCGACGCGGACTTGCTCAGAGACCACGACTTCTCCTACGCCGTCGTGGTGGTCGGAGAGCACCCCTACGCTGA
- the LOC103994336 gene encoding uncharacterized protein LOC103994336 isoform X1: protein MASREMALLGIHLLLCWAAVSGAEYAKFKDPNQPVKWRIRDLMQRMTLAEKIGQMTQIERKVATPQIMKDFFIGSVLSGGGSVPAPRASAEAWVDMINEFQRGSLSTRLGIPMIYGIDAVHGNNNVYNATMFPHNIGLGATRDPELVKRIGAATALEVRATGIPYAFAPCIAVCRDPRWGRCFESYSEDHRIVQAMTDIILGLQGDVPENHAKGFPYVSGERKVVASAKHFVGDGGTQKGINENDTIIDPNGLFGIHMPAYLDAIAKGVSTVMISYSSWNGVKMHTNRDLITGVLKNKLGFKGLVISDWEGLDRITSPPGANYTYSVEAGINAGIDMVMVPKRYKEFIGNLTFLVKNKFISMSRIDDAVRRILRVKFALGLFDKPLADHSLADQLGKKEHRELAREAVRKSLVLLKNGNSDDGPLLPLPKKAPRILVAGSHAHNIGYQCGGWTIEWYGGSGRITAGTTILEAIRSTVDPATEVAFSENPDADLLRDHDFSYAVVVVGEHPYAETFGDSLNLTLAAPGPTTIQTVCGAVKCAVVLVTGRPVVIEPYLPVMDALVAAWLPGSEGQGVADVLFGDYEFTGRLPRTWFRSVDQLPMNAGDSHYDPLFPLGFGLTTEEPRISNM from the exons ATGGCGAGCCGAGAAATGGCGCTCCTGGGAATTCACCTCCTGCTATGCTGGGCCGCGGTCTCGGGAGCAGAGTACGCCAAGTTCAAGGATCCGAACCAGCCGGTGAAATGGCGCATACGAGATCTGATGCAGCGGATGACGCTCGCTGAAAAGATCGGTCAGATGACGCAGATCGAAAGGAAGGTGGCGACGCCGCAGATCATGAAGGACTTCTTCATCG GTAGCGTGCTCAGTGGTGGCGGAAGCGTTCCTGCTCCTCGGGCCTCTGCCGAGGCCTGGGTGGACATGATCAACGAGTTCCAGAGAGGATCGCTGTCGACGCGGTTGGGGATTCCGATGATCTATGGGATCGACGCTGTTCATGGCAACAACAACGTCTACAATGCGACCATGTTCCCCCACAACATCGGTCTGGGAGCTACGAG GGATCCCGAGCTCGTGAAGAGGATTGGAGCCGCGACCGCCCTCGAAGTCAGGGCGACGGGCATTCCCTACGCGTTTGCGCCATGTATTGCG GTTTGCAGAGATCCGAGGTGGGGACGGTGCTTCGAGAGCTACAGCGAAGACCACAGGATCGTGCAGGCGATGACGGACATCATCCTCGGCCTTCAGGGAGACGTGCCCGAGAACCACGCCAAGGGCTTCCCTTATGTCTCTGGAGA AAGGAAGGTGGTGGCCTCTGCTAAGCACTTCGTCGGAGACGGCGGGACACAGAAGGGGATCAACGAGAACGACACGATCATCGACCCCAACGGGTTGTTCGGCATCCACATGCCTGCCTACCTCGACGCCATTGCCAAGGGCGTGTCCACCGTCATGATCTCTTACTCCAGCTGGAACGGAGTCAAAATGCACACGAACCGCGACCTGATCACGGGCGTCCTCAAGAACAAGCTGGGCTTCAAG GGATTAGTGATCTCGGACTGGGAGGGCCTCGACAGGATCACAAGCCCGCCCGGCGCAAACTACACTTACTCCGTCGAAGCTGGAATAAACGCCGGTATCGATATG GTGATGGTACCGAAGAGGTACAAGGAGTTCATCGGCAACCTGACGTTTCTGGTCAAGAACAAGTTCATCTCCATGAGCAGAATCGATGACGCCGTGAGGAGGATCTTGAGGGTGAAATTTGCTCTTGGCTTGTTCGACAAACCGCTGGCCGATCATAGCTTAGCTGATCAGCTCGGGAAAAAG GAACACCGGGAATTGGCAAGGGAGGCCGTAAGGAAATCGCTGGTGCTGTTAAAGAATGGGAACTCTGACGACGgcccgctgctgccgctgcctaaGAAAGCCCCCAGGATACTTGTGGCAGGAAGCCATGCCCATAACATAGGATATCAATGCGGCGGATGGACCATCGAATGGTACGGCGGCAGCGGAAGGATCACAGCCG GCACCACGATACTGGAGGCCATCCGATCCACGGTGGACCCGGCAACCGAGGTGGCGTTCTCCGAGAACCCCGACGCGGACTTGCTCAGAGACCACGACTTCTCCTACGCCGTCGTGGTGGTCGGAGAGCACCCCTACGCTGAAACCTTCGGAGACAGCCTCAACCTCACCTTGGCCGCTCCTGGTCCGACCACGATTCAGACGGTGTGCGGCGCTGTCAAGTGCGCCGTGGTTCTCGTAACCGGCAGGCCGGTGGTGATCGAGCCCTACCTTCCGGTGATGGATGCGCTAGTGGCCGCTTGGCTGCCTGGTTCAGAGGGCCAAGGCGTTGCCGACGTCCTGTTTGGGGACTACGAATTCACGGGAAGGCTACCCCGCACCTGGTTCAGGTCTGTGGACCAGCTTCCCATGAATGCCGGTGATTCGCATTACGATCCCCTATTCCCCTTGGGCTTCGGCTTGACGACGGAGGAGCCTCGCATCAGCAACATGTGA
- the LOC135680697 gene encoding uncharacterized protein LOC135680697, which translates to MGTFKTLLFMLLILHSSVARGAVYLKYKDPKQPLNVRINDLLNRMTLAEKIGQMSQIERATATAEVIEKYFIGSVLSGGGSVPAPQASAETWMNMITEMQKSALSTRLGIPIIYGIDAVHGHNNVYGATIFPHNIGLGATRDPSLVRQIGAATALEVRATGIPYVFAPCVAVCRDPRWGRCYESYSEDPKVVEQMTEIIDGLQGTIPANSRKGVPFLAGRKNVAACAKHYVGDGGTYKGINENNTVIDLHGLLSIHMPPYYHAIIRGVSTVMVSYSSWNGVKMHANRRLVTDFLKNTLRFRGFVISDWQGIDKITTPPHANYSYSVTAGISAGIDMIMIPNNYTEFINDLTDQVESKIIPMSRIDDAVRRILRVKFTMGLFENPFPDPSLVDQVGKQEHRELARDAVRRSLVLLKNGKSADAPVLPLPKKTGSILVTGSHADNLGYQCGGWTITWQGLGGNNLTIGTTIFEAIKATVDPTTQIVFSEDPDAGFIERNHFSYAVVVVGEQPYAETFGDNLNLTIPEPGPSLIQKVCGSIKCVVVVVSGRPLVIEPYVGVMDAVVAAWLPGSEGQGVSDVLFGDYGFSGKLPRTWFRSVEQLPMNVGDRHYDPLFPYGFGLTTKPARAQQ; encoded by the exons ATGGGGACCTTCAAAACCCTTCTTTTCATGCTCCTGATTCTACACTCCTCAGTAGCAAGAGGAGCAGTTTATCTCAAGTATAAGGATCCTAAGCAACCACTAAACGTTCGAATAAACGATTTGCTAAACCGCATGACTCTCGCTGAGAAGATCGGTCAGATGTCACAGATCGAACGAGCAACTGCCACCGCCGAAGTGATCGAGAAGTACTTCATTG GTAGTGTACTAAGTGGGGGAGGCAGTGTGCCTGCTCCTCAGGCTTCTGCAGAGACATGGATGAACATGATCACTGAGATGCAGAAGAGTGCACTTTCCACCAGGCTTGGTATTCCAATCATCTATGGCATCGATGCAGTTCATGGCCACAATAATGTCTACGGAGCCACCATTTTCCCTCACAACATTGGCCTTGGAGCTACCAG GGATCCATCTCTTGTGAGGCAGATCGGTGCTGCTACTGCTCTGGAAGTTAGAGCAACAGGCATTCCTTACGTTTTTGCTCCCTGTGTTGCG GTCTGTAGAGATCCGAGATGGGGACGCTGCTACGAGAGTTACAGCGAAGACCCCAAAGTGGTCGAACAAATGACGGAGATAATTGACGGCCTGCAAGGAACTATTCCTGCGAATTCCCGCAAAGGAGTCCCCTTTCTCGCCGGACG GAAGAACGTGGCAGCCTGTGCGAAGCACTACGTTGGTGATGGTGGAACGTACAAAGGAATCAACGAGAACAACACCGTCATCGACCTGCATGGATTGCTCAGCATCCACATGCCTCCCTACTATCACGCCATCATCCGAGGCGTCTCCACCGTGATGGTCTCCTACTCGAGCTGGAACGGCGTCAAGATGCATGCTAATCGTCGCCTCGTCACCGATTTCCTCAAGAACACGCTTCGATTCAGG GGGTTCGTGATCTCGGATTGGCAAGGAATCGACAAGATCACGACGCCACCTCATGCGAATTACTCCTACTCCGTCACTGCTGGAATCAGTGCTGGCATCGATATG ATTATGATCCCTAACAACTACACCGAGTTCATCAACGACCTGACGGACCAAGTGGAGAGCAAGATCATCCCCATGAGCCGAATCGATGATGCTGTGAGGAGGATCCTTCGAGTCAAGTTCACCATGGGCCTGTTCGAGAACCCCTTCCCCGATCCCAGCTTGGTCGATCAGGTCGGCAAGCAGGAGCACCGCGAGCTCGCCCGAGACGCAGTGAGGAGATCGCTCGTGCTCCTCAAGAATGGGAAGTCCGCCGACGCTCCCGTGCTCCCGCTTCCCAAGAAGACAGGCAGCATTCTCGTCACGGGAAGCCATGCGGATAACTTGGGTTACCAGTGCGGCGGGTGGACGATCACTTGGCAGGGACTCGGCGGAAACAATCTCACAATCG GAACCACCATCTTCGAGGCCATCAAAGCCACCGTCGACCCGACCACCCAGATCGTCTTCTCCGAGGACCCCGACGCCGGATTCATCGAGCGCAACCACTTCTCCTACGCCGTCGTAGTGGTCGGCGAGCAGCCGTACGCCGAGACCTTTGGCGACAACCTGAACCTCACGATTCCGGAGCCGGGGCCGAGCTTGATCCAGAAGGTGTGCGGCAGCATCAAGTGCGTCGTGGTGGTGGTCTCCGGCCGGCCGCTGGTGATCGAGCCGTACGTGGGCGTCATGGACGCGGTGGTGGCGGCCTGGCTGCCGGGATCGGAAGGCCAAGGCGTGTCGGACGTCCTCTTCGGCGACTACGGGttctccggcaagcttccgaggaCGTGGTTCAGGTCGGTGGAGCAGCTGCCGATGAACGTGGGGGACCGGCACTACGACCCCCTCTTCCCGTATGGATTTGGCCTCACGACGAAGCCAGCGAGAGCTCAGCAGTAG
- the LOC135680698 gene encoding binding partner of ACD11 1-like — METRSIRVGNISDLAEEREIREFFSFSGDIEHIEIRGNVGSGRIAFVTFKDPKALEIALLLSGATIVDQIVSITPAEDCITRSEEQVMADNVTIEARVSIYSPTVEGKSSPGDGQVHVSKAHDVVAAMIAKGSAFRQDAISKAKAFDEKHQLMAKASAKVSSFDKRVGFKEKITVGISVVNEKVKSVDQKLHVSNKTMAALTVAEQKLNDTGTAVKTNRYVTAGTAWFHGAFGKMAKAGHVARTKTREKFQLAVTNLTAKDPVVAA; from the exons ATGGAG ACAAGATCTATTCGGGTTGGCAACATCTCAGATCTAGCGGAAGAGAGGGAGATCCGGGAGTTCTTTTCCTTTTCCGGCGACATCGAACACATCGAGATCCGAGG AAATGTCGGCAGCGGGAGGATCGCGTTTGTTACATTTAAGGATCCAAAAGCACTCGAGATTGCTTTATTGCTATCG GGGGCTACTATAGTTGACCAGATAGTAAGTATAACTCCTGCTGAGGATTGCATTACAAGAAGTGAAGAG CAAGTTATGGCAGACAATGTGACAATTGAGGCTCGTGTCAGTATCTATTCTCCAACTGTTGAG GGTAAAAGTAGTCCTGGTGATGGACAGGTTCATGTCAGTAAAGCTCATGATGTTGTAGCAGCAATGATAGCAAAGGGTTCAGCATTTAGACAAGATGCTATCAGTAAAGCTAAAGCATTTGATGAGAAGCATCAGCTGATGGCCAAAGCATCAGCAAAAGTTAGTTCTTTTGATAAACGGGTTGGCTTTAAAGAAAAAATAACAGTTGGAATTTCTGTTGTGAATGAGAAGGTGAAATCAGTCGATCAAAAGCTACATGTGTCTAATAAGACGATGGCTGCCCTTACAGTAGCAGagcaaaagctgaatgatacgggcACAGCTGTCAAGACAAACAG GTATGTAACTGCTGGAACAGCGTGGTTCCATGGAGCCTTTGGCAAGATGGCAAAAGCTGGTCATGTTGCAAGGACAAAAACACGAGAGAAGTTCCAATTAGCAGTGACAAATTTAACAGCCAAG GATCCAGTTGTAGCTGCATAA